One Watersipora subatra chromosome 4, tzWatSuba1.1, whole genome shotgun sequence genomic window carries:
- the LOC137394240 gene encoding tropomyosin-like, whose translation MACFKLDMLQKFNDPQSTFTKQKRSLETTNGKLVKLRDDLQKAEKKTEEQLNRLKKELESTCQKVHYISKELDDVKRKYNCLSNKHQETTSKLEQKNQQIQNNEELRTASTDSDYLEEYHLLRTQQEELRKKMEREQKELKELKEKKAKCEHELKNLSAKTDNMTQEKEKLERKLEQYKKSIDEVEAKLKKTSQKIKHFEEKINNMRDSHLKQSSRQQSYERNTEMEEQGTS comes from the exons ATGGCTTGTTTTAAGCTTGATATGTTGC AAAAGTTTAATGATCCCCAATCCACATTCACCAAACAAAAACGTAGTTTGGAAACAACCAATGGCAAGCTGGTTAAGTTGAGAGATGACCTACAAAAAGCTGAGAAAAAGACAGAAGAACAACTCAACAGACTGAAAAAGGAATTAGAGTCAACTTGTCAAAAAGTACATTATATTAGCAAAGAGCTTGATGATGTAAAGCGCAAATACAATTGTCTTTCAAACAAACACCAAGAAACAACCAGCAAACTTGAACAGAAAAACCAACAAATTCAAAACAATGAAGAATTGCGGACAGCTAGCACAGATTCAGATTATCTTGAAG AATACCATCTATTGAGGACTCAGCAAGAGGAGCTGAGAAAGAAAATGGAAAGGGAACAAAAAGAGTTGAAGgaattgaaagaaaaaaaagcTAAGTGTGAGCATGAACTGAAAAATTTGAGTGCAAAAACCGACAACATGACacaagaaaaagaaaagctCGAAAGGAAACTTGAACAATACAAAAAATCCATTGATGAGGTCGAAGCAAAGCTTAAGAAGACAAGTCAAAAGATTAAGCACTTTGAGGAAAAGATTAACAATATGAGAGACTCTCACCTTAAGCAGAGCAGCAGACAGCAATCTTATGAAAGAAATACAGAAATGGAAGAACAGGGTACGTCATAA